In Gottschalkia purinilytica, the genomic stretch AATCAAGTGTTTTTATTTATTATACTAGATTTTCCATTTCTTCTAGAAGCTTTTTAAATAATTTAAGTGCATTATCAATAGCCTCTGGCTTAGTCATATCAACTCCTGCTTCTCTTAAAACATTTGTAGGATAATCTGAACTCCCACTTTTTAAAAACGATATATACCTATCTACAGCACTTTTACCTTCATTTATAATTTTTTGAGATAAATCAATAGCTGCTGAAAATCCTGTTGCATATTGATATACATAGAAATTGTAATAAAAATGAGGTATTCTTGCCCATTCTATTGCTATTTCCTCATCTATTATTATATCTTTTCCATAATATTTTTCATTTAGTTCCTTATATATTTCACTAGCAGAATCTGCTGTTAAAGCTGCACCACTTTCAACCTTATCATGAATTATCTTTTCAAATTCAGCAAACATAGTTTGTCTAAATACGGTACCTCTAAATTGTTCAAGATAATGATTTAAAAGATATAGTTTCTCCTCTTTATTTTTAGCATTTTTTATCATATATTCCATAAGCAGCGCTTCATTAACAGTAGATGCTACCTCTGCTACGAATATACTATATCCACCATATATATAAGGTTGAGTTTTTTTAGAATAGTAGCTATGCATTGAGTGTCCCATCTCATGAGCAAGTGTAAATACATTATCTAAAGTATCATGATAATTAAGTAGTATATATGGATCTGAATCATAAGTTCCCCAAGAGTATGCTCCACTTCTTTTCCCTCTATTTTCGTATACGTCTATCCATCTTGAATTGTATCCTTCCTTTACTACATTCAAATACTCTTCTCCAAGAGGATTAAGTCCTTCTAAAACTATTTTTTTAGCTTCCTCATAATTTATTTTCATATCAATGTCTTTAACCATTGGAGTATATAGATCATACATATGAAGTTCATCTAACTTTAACATTTTTTTTCTTAGCTTAATATATCTATGCATTAGATCTAAATTATCATGTACAGTACTTATTAAGTTATCATAAACTTTTGTAGAGATATTATTTTGATCTAAAGAGGCTTCCAATGATGATTTATACTTTCTAACTTTAGAATAAAATATATTCTTTTTAACTTCTCCACTTAATGACGTAGCAAAAGTGTTTCTAAACTTATTATATGTATCATATAATCCCTTGAATGCATTTTTTCTTACGCTTCTATCCTTATTTTCCATGAATGGTATAAAGTTTCCATGAGTTATTTCTATTTCAGTTCCATTCTCATCTTTTATCTTTGGAAATTTTATATCAGCATTGTTTAGCATAGAAAATATATTTTCTGTAGAACTAGCAAGATCTCCAACTTGAGCTATTATAGATTCTTCCTGTGATGACAATACATGTTCTTTTTTTCTAACAATCTCAGATAAATAATGTTCATATATCTTTAAATCTTTTTCACTGTTTATATATTCTCTCAGCTTATCTTCTTCTATAGACAATATCTCTGGAGTTATAAAAGATAAATTTTCTTCAATTTCAACGATTAGACTACTAGCTCTATCTGTTAATGACTGATACTTATTATTAGTAGTATTTTCATCT encodes the following:
- the pepF gene encoding oligoendopeptidase F, which gives rise to MSDTNNEIKERKDIDETYKWDLSSMYSNDEEWEQDFDKLKQLSKDIIKYKGEIVKDSKTLLNVLKLKDEISRTIDNVYTFSKMKLDENTTNNKYQSLTDRASSLIVEIEENLSFITPEILSIEEDKLREYINSEKDLKIYEHYLSEIVRKKEHVLSSQEESIIAQVGDLASSTENIFSMLNNADIKFPKIKDENGTEIEITHGNFIPFMENKDRSVRKNAFKGLYDTYNKFRNTFATSLSGEVKKNIFYSKVRKYKSSLEASLDQNNISTKVYDNLISTVHDNLDLMHRYIKLRKKMLKLDELHMYDLYTPMVKDIDMKINYEEAKKIVLEGLNPLGEEYLNVVKEGYNSRWIDVYENRGKRSGAYSWGTYDSDPYILLNYHDTLDNVFTLAHEMGHSMHSYYSKKTQPYIYGGYSIFVAEVASTVNEALLMEYMIKNAKNKEEKLYLLNHYLEQFRGTVFRQTMFAEFEKIIHDKVESGAALTADSASEIYKELNEKYYGKDIIIDEEIAIEWARIPHFYYNFYVYQYATGFSAAIDLSQKIINEGKSAVDRYISFLKSGSSDYPTNVLREAGVDMTKPEAIDNALKLFKKLLEEMENLV